One window of Terriglobia bacterium genomic DNA carries:
- a CDS encoding GvpL/GvpF family gas vesicle protein: MSCLLYCVFPGGLPPDLEMPAGVGGPPVFLVEHKGLSAVLSELPPSDSPPGISEILAYEQVVEFFHRQRTVIPMRYGCRPQTASEAIRLLEEHYSEYEVLLRKLEGSVEMGIQVLSENLGDQADPNGSGVAAESLLPGLSGTDYLAAKRLHYLSIDRGTRQQSRLVQTLCSMLEGLYADHKIEARPLANGRLQSIYFLVPRDAIASFRQTAQEIFKKQNAKLLLSGPWPPYNFV; the protein is encoded by the coding sequence ATGAGTTGTCTTCTTTATTGTGTCTTTCCCGGTGGGCTTCCTCCCGACCTCGAAATGCCCGCCGGGGTAGGGGGACCCCCGGTGTTTCTTGTGGAGCACAAAGGGTTATCCGCCGTGCTCTCTGAACTCCCCCCATCCGACTCTCCTCCGGGCATCTCCGAAATCCTCGCTTATGAACAAGTGGTTGAGTTCTTTCATCGCCAGCGGACGGTCATTCCCATGCGCTATGGATGTCGACCCCAGACTGCTTCCGAGGCCATCAGGCTGTTAGAGGAACATTACAGCGAATATGAAGTTCTGCTTCGGAAACTCGAAGGGTCGGTCGAGATGGGTATTCAGGTCTTGTCTGAAAATTTGGGCGACCAAGCTGACCCGAACGGCTCCGGGGTGGCGGCCGAATCACTTCTCCCCGGTCTGTCCGGAACCGACTACCTGGCGGCGAAGCGGTTGCATTATCTCAGTATTGACCGTGGAACGCGGCAGCAGAGCAGGCTCGTGCAAACCCTGTGCAGTATGCTCGAGGGTTTGTATGCCGATCACAAAATCGAAGCACGACCTTTGGCCAATGGCCGGCTTCAATCGATCTATTTCCTTGTTCCCCGCGACGCGATCGCATCGTTCCGTCAGACTGCGCAAGAAATTTTCAAAAAACAGAACGCCAAATTACTCCTGAGCGGTCCCTGGCCGCCGTACAACTTTGTTTAA
- the gvpA gene encoding gas vesicle structural protein GvpA (There are 14 genes on the gvp gene cluster in halophilic archaea. The product of gvpA is a structural component of gas vesicles, which provide buoyancy to cells and promote flotation. It has been reported that the products of gvpAO and gvpFGJKLM represent the minimal set required for gas vesicle formation in halophilic archaea.) yields MAKIQKSTDSSSLAEVVDRILDKGIVIDAWAKVSLVGIELLSIEARVVIASVETYLKYAEAIGLTASAAVPA; encoded by the coding sequence ATGGCAAAGATTCAGAAGTCTACAGATTCTTCGAGCTTGGCGGAAGTGGTCGATCGGATTCTTGATAAGGGTATCGTGATTGACGCATGGGCAAAGGTGTCGTTGGTTGGAATCGAGCTGCTTTCAATCGAAGCCCGCGTTGTGATCGCTTCAGTTGAGACCTACCTGAAGTATGCCGAGGCCATCGGCCTCACAGCCAGTGCTGCCGTTCCGGCGTAG
- the gvpN gene encoding gas vesicle protein GvpN, which yields MSVEASNLIAEPSLQILPEESNVQPEPSESFVSTPYIQALTARGMTYLDAGYALHFAGPAGAGKTTLAFHVAAKLGRPVVLIHGDDEFASSDLVGKDSGYHKSKLVDNYIHSVVKTEESMSTLWQDHRLTTACLNGYTLIYDEFNRSRPEANNVLLSVLEGKILNLPKMRRSGEGYLRVHEDFHAILTSNPEEYAGVHKTQDALLDRMITINLSYFDRETEIEVAMAKSGLARPDVERIVDIVRELRDVGVNNHRPTIRASIALARILSQASASALIDDPSFSAICHDVLNTDTAKVTREGQPLMREKVEEAIRKVCGNQQGRQRRNNHRASSTSKE from the coding sequence ATGAGTGTTGAAGCTTCCAATTTGATCGCCGAGCCGAGCCTGCAAATCCTGCCGGAAGAATCCAATGTCCAGCCCGAGCCCAGCGAGTCGTTTGTTTCTACGCCTTATATTCAAGCCTTAACGGCCCGCGGCATGACCTACCTCGATGCCGGATATGCGTTGCATTTCGCAGGTCCGGCCGGGGCGGGAAAGACGACTCTGGCCTTCCATGTGGCCGCGAAGCTCGGGCGCCCGGTCGTGCTGATCCATGGCGATGACGAGTTTGCGAGCTCGGACCTGGTGGGGAAAGACTCCGGCTATCATAAGTCCAAACTGGTCGACAACTACATCCACTCCGTGGTCAAGACCGAAGAGAGCATGAGCACCCTGTGGCAGGACCACCGGTTGACCACCGCCTGCCTGAACGGATACACACTCATTTACGATGAATTCAATCGTTCTCGCCCGGAGGCGAACAACGTGCTCCTCAGCGTGCTCGAGGGAAAGATTTTGAATCTGCCCAAGATGCGCCGCTCCGGAGAGGGATACCTGCGGGTTCACGAAGATTTTCATGCCATCCTGACCTCGAACCCTGAAGAGTACGCCGGCGTGCATAAAACGCAAGACGCCCTGCTGGATCGCATGATCACGATTAACCTGAGTTACTTTGACCGGGAGACCGAGATTGAGGTGGCCATGGCGAAATCAGGCCTGGCCCGTCCCGATGTCGAGAGAATTGTCGATATCGTCAGAGAGCTCCGGGACGTGGGAGTCAATAATCATCGTCCCACCATCCGGGCGAGCATCGCCCTGGCCCGGATCCTTTCTCAAGCGAGCGCGTCTGCCCTGATCGATGACCCGTCCTTTTCGGCCATCTGCCATGACGTGCTCAACACCGACACGGCAAAAGTCACGCGCGAAGGACAACCGCTCATGAGAGAGAAGGTGGAAGAGGCCATCCGGAAGGTCTGCGGAAACCAGCAGGGAAGACAGCGCAGGAACAATCATCGGGCCAGTTCAACCTCAAAGGAGTAA
- a CDS encoding GvpL/GvpF family gas vesicle protein encodes MSTSHTTLARAGEKHAIHLPTAAARTYLYAVVGNTGEEKYGEFGIDGSDVYSIPSGKVAAVVSNLAVERVRPERARLAAHQEVLKRLLVHTTPLPMSFGVLADSPQAIRKMLSRNQQMLLEQLRRVEGKVEMGLRISWDVPNIFEYFVITHEELRQARDQLLGGPREPTQEDKIEVGRLFDRLLNDDRQSHLELVDEILSRRDTEVMQLNCRSEREVLNVACLVKRESTPQFEADVFEVAKHFDNNFALNYNGPWAPHNFVEASVQF; translated from the coding sequence ATGAGCACCAGCCACACCACTTTGGCCAGGGCCGGAGAGAAGCATGCCATCCATCTGCCCACAGCGGCTGCGAGGACGTATCTGTACGCGGTGGTCGGAAACACCGGCGAGGAAAAATACGGGGAATTTGGGATCGATGGAAGCGACGTCTATTCCATCCCTTCGGGAAAGGTGGCGGCGGTGGTCAGCAACCTGGCAGTCGAGCGGGTTCGACCGGAACGTGCCCGCCTGGCAGCTCATCAGGAGGTTCTGAAACGGCTTTTGGTCCACACCACCCCCCTCCCCATGTCCTTTGGAGTCCTGGCGGACAGCCCTCAGGCGATTCGCAAGATGCTTTCCCGCAATCAGCAGATGCTGCTCGAACAACTCCGTCGGGTCGAAGGAAAGGTCGAAATGGGCTTGCGCATCAGCTGGGACGTCCCCAACATCTTTGAGTACTTCGTGATTACCCACGAGGAACTCCGGCAGGCGAGAGACCAACTATTGGGAGGTCCTCGAGAGCCGACCCAAGAAGACAAGATCGAAGTCGGGAGGCTGTTCGACCGGTTGCTCAATGATGATCGGCAATCTCATCTGGAGCTGGTGGATGAGATCCTCTCGCGGCGGGACACCGAAGTGATGCAGTTGAACTGCCGGAGCGAACGCGAGGTGTTAAACGTTGCCTGCCTGGTCAAACGGGAGTCCACGCCACAGTTCGAAGCCGACGTCTTTGAGGTGGCGAAACACTTTGATAACAATTTCGCACTGAACTACAACGGCCCGTGGGCGCCTCACAACTTCGTAGAGGCCTCGGTTCAGTTTTAG
- a CDS encoding gas vesicle protein GvpG yields the protein MLVVDDIVLFPVHGILWVLKEIHNAAMEEIASEAQFAATELSELYMALEAGGITEEEFSAREKVLLDRLEAAQSSGRGGEEESGDEDPSPVA from the coding sequence ATGCTAGTCGTCGATGACATCGTTTTGTTTCCAGTCCATGGGATCCTCTGGGTCCTCAAGGAAATTCACAACGCCGCCATGGAAGAGATTGCCAGCGAAGCGCAATTTGCCGCGACGGAATTGAGCGAACTCTATATGGCCCTGGAGGCGGGCGGGATTACCGAGGAGGAATTCTCAGCACGGGAGAAAGTCCTTCTCGATCGACTGGAAGCAGCACAGAGTTCTGGAAGGGGCGGTGAAGAGGAGAGCGGCGATGAAGATCCAAGCCCAGTGGCCTGA
- a CDS encoding gas vesicle protein, which yields MPRKSSSGKRPTGISDLALKDTQKISLCEVLDRVLNKGIVLTGEATISVADIDLIYLGLQMVLTSIEARQQGSHSLPLALPTSACLGEENPNAVA from the coding sequence ATGCCTCGTAAAAGCAGCAGCGGAAAACGACCCACGGGGATTTCTGACCTGGCGCTGAAAGACACCCAGAAAATCTCTCTGTGCGAGGTACTGGACCGGGTCCTGAACAAAGGTATTGTGTTGACGGGCGAAGCGACCATCTCTGTCGCTGATATCGATCTCATTTATCTTGGACTGCAAATGGTCCTGACCTCCATTGAGGCGAGACAGCAAGGGTCGCACTCGCTGCCCCTGGCCCTTCCCACCTCAGCATGTCTCGGAGAGGAGAATCCGAATGCGGTTGCCTGA
- a CDS encoding gas vesicle protein K, with the protein MKMENLLGPQHSNVALGKGSRWNLDANSTKNGLGQLVLTLVKLLHELLERQAVRRVESGSLSDQQVERLGLTLIKQAQEIERLRCEFGLEEEDLNLDLGPLGRLL; encoded by the coding sequence ATGAAGATGGAGAATCTGCTGGGACCCCAACACTCCAATGTGGCCCTGGGCAAAGGTTCCCGGTGGAACCTGGATGCGAACAGTACCAAGAACGGGCTGGGACAGCTGGTCCTGACTCTGGTGAAACTCCTGCATGAACTACTGGAACGCCAAGCCGTCCGTCGCGTGGAAAGCGGTTCCCTGAGCGACCAGCAGGTGGAAAGGCTCGGCCTGACGCTGATTAAACAGGCCCAGGAAATTGAACGGCTCCGGTGCGAATTTGGTCTCGAAGAAGAGGATCTCAATCTGGATCTTGGTCCGCTCGGAAGACTTCTTTAA
- a CDS encoding gas vesicle protein has translation MLQQQGMSHSVQSSTLSDVLERVLDKGIVIAGDIRVKLVDIELLSIQIRLVICSVDKAKEMGMDWWVNNPIFRREMDQNAITSSLASIEERMGKLEASFSRSPVQVPQSSSVIPSPVL, from the coding sequence ATGCTTCAGCAGCAAGGTATGTCGCATTCGGTCCAAAGCTCCACTTTGTCGGATGTGCTGGAACGCGTTCTGGACAAGGGGATCGTCATTGCCGGCGACATCAGAGTGAAACTGGTGGACATCGAACTCCTTTCGATCCAGATCCGGCTGGTCATTTGTTCGGTCGACAAGGCCAAGGAGATGGGGATGGACTGGTGGGTGAACAACCCGATCTTTCGCCGCGAGATGGATCAGAACGCGATTACATCTTCTCTGGCGAGCATTGAAGAACGGATGGGGAAGCTGGAAGCTTCGTTCAGCCGATCTCCGGTCCAGGTCCCGCAAAGTTCCTCGGTCATTCCCTCCCCGGTGCTGTAA
- a CDS encoding PAS domain S-box protein, with product MSGAQERPQLYGRGHNEALEYKDFASYLESISGYLNDPVLLASVAGKIVNVNDRAVAAYGYARDELLQLDLRDLWSPEKKDEIETRFREAEQRDGLLFETVHRRKNGTTFPVELSARINRAGGTGLIHAVVRDITQHKQAEQVLKDSERKFRELTELLPQSVFEIDEKGTLTFANRYALSSMGYSQEDFERGINALETIDPKDREKAEDNIRRLLAGEERREGEYVIHRKNGTPFSAIICSGPIVRANKRVGVRGIILDITERKRAGESLRKSEFWLEESQRAAQIGSYLINLDNKKFETTPVMDEIFGIEASHPRTVKSWLSLLHPEDREEVKVYLREKVLAEKVPFDREYRIIRPSDRQERWLHGRGELVFDEKGTPLKMVGTIQDVTERKHAEEALRRSEASYRSLIEGATYGIAIWSVEGKFLEVNPALVAMLGYDSKVELLGVDMVTHIYRRPSDRAELMAPFTQKSRFDRSAEEWKRKDGSPITVHISGRPISDENGKVTHFEAIIEDITRSHLLEEQLRQAQKMQAMGRLAGGVAHDFNNLLGVIIGYSEMMLQELNPADPIYQKIEEISKAGDRAAALTRQLLAFSRKQTLQLSSINLNEVVEEMKEMLRRMIVEDIALETLLDPDLKLAKADPGQIEQVIMNLVVNARDAMPRGGKLIVETSNVELDEHFADVHPEMQPGLYVMLAVSDTGTGMDRETQSHLFEPFFTTKEEGKGTGLGLATVYGIVKQCNGSIGVYSELGEGTTFRIYLPCSEEDVGGGTKGTKSVDELLRGNETILLVEDDDHLRRLTREILKSCGYIVLESANPQDAISFAANHKGPISVMVTDVVMPGMSGRELAEQLTLTRPAARVLYISGYTEEAITQRGVLPSGVDFLQKPFTKQTLVRKVRDLIERVET from the coding sequence ATGTCGGGGGCGCAAGAACGGCCGCAACTCTACGGCAGGGGTCACAACGAGGCGCTGGAGTACAAAGACTTTGCCAGCTACTTGGAATCCATCAGCGGGTACCTCAACGACCCTGTCCTGTTGGCATCGGTGGCCGGGAAAATCGTGAACGTGAATGACCGTGCGGTCGCCGCCTACGGATACGCCCGCGACGAACTGCTCCAGTTGGACCTGCGTGACTTGTGGTCCCCCGAAAAGAAAGACGAGATCGAGACCAGGTTTCGGGAGGCGGAACAGAGGGACGGGTTGTTGTTTGAGACCGTGCATCGCCGGAAAAACGGGACCACTTTTCCGGTTGAATTGAGTGCCCGGATCAATCGGGCAGGAGGAACCGGACTCATTCATGCTGTTGTCCGTGACATCACACAACATAAACAAGCCGAACAAGTGCTGAAGGACAGCGAGCGAAAGTTTCGTGAGCTGACGGAGTTGTTGCCGCAATCAGTGTTTGAGATCGACGAAAAAGGGACTTTGACGTTCGCCAATCGCTATGCGCTCTCTTCGATGGGCTACTCCCAGGAGGATTTTGAAAGAGGGATCAATGCTCTGGAAACGATTGATCCCAAGGATCGAGAAAAAGCTGAAGACAATATCCGCAGGCTGTTGGCCGGGGAGGAACGGAGGGAAGGGGAGTACGTCATCCACCGAAAGAACGGCACCCCCTTTTCAGCAATTATCTGTTCCGGCCCAATCGTTCGCGCCAACAAGCGCGTCGGGGTGCGCGGGATCATCCTGGATATTACTGAGCGAAAGCGCGCCGGTGAGTCGTTACGAAAATCGGAATTCTGGCTGGAGGAATCCCAGCGGGCGGCTCAAATCGGCAGCTATCTAATTAATCTCGACAACAAGAAGTTTGAGACCACGCCGGTGATGGATGAAATCTTCGGGATCGAGGCGTCGCACCCCAGAACCGTCAAGAGCTGGCTGAGCCTCCTACACCCCGAGGATCGCGAGGAGGTGAAAGTCTATCTTCGCGAAAAGGTTTTGGCTGAAAAAGTCCCTTTCGACCGGGAATATCGAATCATCCGGCCATCAGATCGGCAGGAACGCTGGCTTCACGGCCGCGGAGAGCTTGTCTTCGACGAAAAGGGAACCCCCCTGAAGATGGTGGGGACCATCCAAGACGTCACCGAACGGAAGCACGCGGAAGAGGCGCTTCGGCGCTCCGAAGCGAGCTATCGGTCCCTGATTGAGGGGGCCACCTACGGGATTGCCATCTGGTCAGTGGAGGGGAAGTTTCTGGAGGTCAATCCCGCCCTCGTTGCCATGCTGGGCTATGATTCCAAAGTAGAACTTCTCGGGGTCGATATGGTCACCCACATTTATCGGCGTCCAAGCGATCGGGCGGAATTGATGGCTCCGTTTACCCAGAAGAGCCGGTTCGATCGATCGGCCGAGGAATGGAAGCGCAAGGACGGTTCACCGATCACCGTACACATCAGCGGCCGGCCCATTTCCGATGAGAACGGCAAGGTGACGCATTTTGAAGCGATCATCGAGGATATCACCCGCAGCCACCTTCTGGAGGAACAGCTCCGTCAAGCCCAAAAAATGCAGGCGATGGGCCGTCTGGCGGGTGGCGTGGCCCATGACTTTAACAACCTGCTCGGGGTCATCATCGGGTATAGCGAGATGATGTTGCAGGAACTCAATCCGGCGGATCCCATCTATCAGAAGATTGAAGAAATAAGCAAGGCCGGCGACCGAGCCGCCGCATTGACCCGGCAGCTTTTGGCCTTCAGCAGGAAACAAACATTGCAGCTCTCATCGATCAATCTTAATGAGGTCGTCGAGGAAATGAAAGAGATGCTGCGACGCATGATTGTCGAGGACATTGCCTTGGAAACTCTCCTTGATCCTGATCTCAAGCTGGCCAAGGCGGACCCCGGCCAGATTGAACAGGTCATCATGAATCTGGTGGTCAATGCCCGGGACGCTATGCCCCGCGGTGGAAAATTGATCGTAGAGACCTCCAACGTCGAACTGGACGAGCACTTTGCCGATGTCCATCCGGAAATGCAACCCGGCTTATACGTGATGTTGGCCGTCAGTGATACAGGAACGGGGATGGACCGGGAGACTCAATCCCACCTCTTCGAGCCTTTCTTTACGACCAAGGAAGAGGGTAAAGGGACGGGGCTGGGATTGGCGACGGTCTATGGCATCGTGAAACAGTGCAATGGCTCCATCGGGGTTTACAGCGAACTGGGCGAAGGGACGACCTTCAGAATTTACCTGCCATGCTCGGAAGAGGATGTGGGCGGGGGAACCAAGGGCACGAAGTCTGTGGATGAGCTGCTCCGGGGCAACGAAACCATCCTGCTGGTCGAGGATGATGACCACCTCCGGCGGCTGACTCGAGAGATTTTGAAGAGTTGCGGATATATCGTCCTCGAATCCGCCAATCCGCAGGACGCGATTTCGTTCGCAGCAAACCACAAAGGACCGATTTCCGTGATGGTCACCGATGTGGTGATGCCGGGAATGAGTGGGAGGGAACTCGCCGAACAATTGACCCTCACACGCCCCGCCGCCAGGGTGCTTTACATCTCCGGGTATACTGAGGAGGCGATTACACAGCGGGGGGTGCTTCCGTCCGGCGTGGATTTCCTGCAAAAACCGTTCACCAAACAAACCTTGGTCCGCAAGGTGCGTGACTTGATCGAGAGAGTCGAAACCTGA
- a CDS encoding tyrosine recombinase XerC has protein sequence MEDWIQKFLTSLRFERNASPHTVRNYASDLAQFRDFLLRQEGSAKSTAMSGPDAGVEQSAGPDVKSIDNLRIREFLGSLYQRENQKSSIARKTAAIRSFFRFLEREGAIEKNPALMVAGPKIPRKLPQVMTAETVGNFLNALDTQSAEAGPDPHFLLKRDVAMFELLYAAGLRVSELVGLNFEDINFDERMLRVRGKGKKERMVPFGTKAEQAMTTYLERRDQKFGSHQVGGNRAPVFVNFRGGRLTARSVARLLDGYIRQFDRNLKLSPHGLRHAFASHLLYEGADLRAIQEMLGHESLSTTQKYTHTSIKQLLEVYDKTHPKA, from the coding sequence ATGGAGGATTGGATACAGAAGTTCCTGACTTCTCTGCGGTTTGAACGCAACGCCTCGCCGCACACGGTGCGCAACTATGCCAGTGACCTCGCGCAGTTTCGCGACTTCTTGCTGCGGCAGGAAGGATCCGCAAAATCAACAGCGATGTCCGGCCCGGACGCCGGTGTGGAACAATCCGCCGGTCCGGATGTGAAGTCCATCGACAATCTTCGCATCCGGGAATTCCTCGGGTCCCTTTACCAGCGCGAAAACCAGAAGAGTTCTATCGCCCGTAAAACGGCTGCGATCCGGTCCTTCTTCCGTTTTCTTGAGCGGGAGGGCGCCATTGAGAAGAACCCGGCCCTGATGGTGGCCGGCCCGAAGATCCCGCGCAAACTGCCCCAGGTGATGACGGCTGAAACGGTGGGGAATTTTCTGAATGCCCTCGATACACAAAGCGCGGAGGCGGGCCCGGACCCCCACTTTCTCCTTAAGCGCGATGTGGCCATGTTCGAGCTGTTGTATGCCGCGGGGCTGCGCGTCAGTGAATTAGTGGGACTCAATTTTGAGGACATTAATTTTGACGAGCGGATGTTGCGGGTACGGGGAAAAGGCAAAAAGGAGAGAATGGTTCCCTTTGGAACAAAGGCGGAGCAGGCCATGACGACCTACCTGGAACGGCGCGACCAGAAATTTGGTTCCCACCAGGTGGGAGGGAATCGCGCCCCGGTCTTTGTGAATTTTCGCGGGGGGCGTCTCACGGCCCGCTCGGTGGCCCGTCTCCTCGATGGCTACATCCGCCAATTTGATCGAAACCTGAAACTTTCGCCGCATGGTCTCCGCCACGCTTTTGCCTCGCACCTGCTATACGAGGGCGCGGACCTGCGGGCCATCCAGGAAATGCTGGGACACGAGTCCCTCTCGACAACGCAGAAATATACGCACACGTCCATCAAGCAGCTTCTCGAGGTCTACGACAAGACCCACCCCAAGGCTTAG
- a CDS encoding rhomboid family intramembrane serine protease yields MDVCACGFDWTAIQPMGETTAGGLSSGQPIDVASMAPRPRGRPTVTFFLIALSVLIFLLMTVMGGSTDINTLLKFGAMYRPLFAAGEYWRLVTPLFLHIGLLHLMFNMYALLILGNVVEQIYGSTRFLYLYLISGIGGAVASALFSTAVSAGASGAIFGVAGVALIVGYRHRDRISSNFRSVVGRGIVPFVLFNLAYGLLNRGIDNYAHLGGLITGAVLAFLVPPEHAGSSIEDRRVLSYGLLLPFAVILGSFFFPLRAHFEMKRVEADFKMALSLEKERRYDESAALYQRALKVRPDLPSIHNNLAVIYTRQGKFEEAEREARAAVRLGDGEAMYHQTLGAVLWHQQRLQDAADQYLRAAELDPKNAESHAALAAIYQDQQRPGDAIREWLKVKELRPADVLADKQIEALRHHIAPEMSLP; encoded by the coding sequence ATGGACGTTTGTGCGTGCGGCTTCGATTGGACCGCTATCCAGCCCATGGGGGAAACTACGGCGGGCGGCCTTTCTTCAGGACAGCCGATTGACGTTGCGTCGATGGCCCCACGACCCCGGGGAAGGCCGACCGTAACGTTCTTTTTGATCGCCCTCAGCGTCCTGATTTTTCTTCTGATGACAGTGATGGGCGGTTCGACTGACATCAACACCCTTCTAAAATTTGGGGCCATGTACCGTCCGTTGTTTGCAGCAGGAGAGTACTGGCGTTTGGTGACGCCTCTCTTCCTCCATATTGGTTTGCTGCACCTCATGTTCAACATGTACGCGCTTCTCATCCTCGGGAATGTCGTGGAACAGATCTACGGCTCGACGCGGTTTCTTTATCTCTATTTGATTTCCGGGATTGGGGGAGCGGTGGCCAGTGCCTTGTTCTCTACGGCCGTGTCTGCCGGGGCCTCGGGAGCGATCTTTGGTGTTGCAGGAGTGGCGTTGATTGTCGGTTATCGCCACCGGGACCGCATCTCTTCCAACTTCAGAAGTGTCGTGGGACGGGGGATTGTGCCCTTTGTCCTGTTCAACCTTGCCTACGGGCTGCTCAACCGGGGGATTGACAATTATGCGCATCTCGGAGGTCTGATCACCGGTGCGGTCCTGGCCTTTCTAGTTCCTCCGGAACATGCAGGCTCTTCAATTGAGGATCGCAGGGTGCTCTCTTACGGTTTGCTGTTGCCATTCGCCGTCATCCTGGGGTCATTCTTCTTCCCTTTGAGGGCCCATTTTGAGATGAAGCGGGTGGAGGCTGACTTTAAGATGGCGCTCTCCCTTGAGAAAGAGAGGCGCTATGACGAGTCGGCGGCCCTGTATCAGCGCGCCCTCAAGGTGCGTCCGGATCTTCCTTCCATTCATAATAATCTCGCGGTCATCTATACCCGCCAGGGTAAATTTGAGGAGGCGGAACGGGAAGCCCGCGCGGCGGTGCGATTGGGTGATGGGGAGGCCATGTATCATCAAACGCTGGGAGCCGTGTTGTGGCATCAGCAGAGACTTCAGGACGCCGCGGATCAATACCTCCGCGCCGCCGAGCTCGATCCGAAGAATGCGGAGTCACACGCCGCTTTAGCGGCGATCTACCAGGATCAGCAGAGACCTGGGGACGCCATTCGAGAATGGTTGAAGGTCAAAGAGCTTCGCCCCGCCGATGTGCTGGCTGATAAACAGATTGAGGCGCTGCGCCATCATATTGCCCCGGAAATGTCCCTGCCTTGA